One genomic window of Fusarium fujikuroi IMI 58289 draft genome, chromosome FFUJ_chr01 includes the following:
- a CDS encoding related to alcohol dehydrogenase encodes MLKASKESRVALQRVLHLGQASGRPGEIYYPLQLRRADKPVPAEHEVLVQLKAAALNHRDLFVRQHQYPAISLDHPMLSDGYGVITEVGQGVSDSPLLGANVLLTPMRGWISDPSGPEDPKKWSITGSTRLYDVGTAQDFICVHKDEVVPAPKHLSPTEGAALPLVGLTAWRALVTKAAVQPGQNILVTGIGGGVALSALQFGVAMGANVFVTSGSQEKLERARDLGAQGGAIYKVEKWEADIRRQLPSSRPFIDAVIDGAGGDIVTKAVKLLKPGGVIVQYGMTVSPKMSWTMPAVLLNVELKGTTMGSRQEFRDMIAFVDSKGIRPVISRVVQGLSSLADIDGMFDDMKAGRQMGKLVITIDDPSSPKM; translated from the exons ATGTTGAAGGCCTCCAAAGAATCAAGAGTAGCTTTGCAGCGCGTGCTGCATCTCGGTCAGGCTTCAGGAAGGCCTGGGGAAATCTACTACCC TCTCCAGCTCAGAAGGGCTGACAAGCCTGTCCCTGCAGAACATGAGGTCCTCGTCCAGCTCAAAGCAGCTGCGTTGAACCATCGCGATCTCTTTGTTAGACAACATCAGTACCCTGCCATATCCCTCGACCATCCCATGTTATCGGATGGTTATGGAGTGATTACTGAAGTTGGGCAGGGTGTTTCTGATAGCCCCTTACTCGGAGCAAACGTCCTCCTGACTCCGATGCGAGGCTGGATTTCCGACCCAAGTGGCCCAGAGGACCCTAAAAAATGGTCCATCACTGGATCCACCCGTCTCTATGACGTTGGCACAGCGCAAGACTTTATTTGCGTTCAcaaggatgaggttgttCCGGCCCCGAAACACCTATCCCCTACAGAGGGCGCGGCTCTACCACTGGTAGGACTTACAGCATGGCGTGCACTCGTCACCAAAGCTGCTGTCCAGCCAGGCCAGAATATTCTGGTTACAGGTATCGGAGGCGGCGTTGCTCTCTCAGCCTTGCAGTTTGGCGTGGCTATGGGTGCTAATGTCTTCGTTACATCAGGGAGTCAAGAAAAGCTCGAGAGAGCTAGAGACTTGGGTGCGCAAGGTGGCGCGATCTACAAGGTGGAGAAGTGGGAGGCAGATATTCGCCGTCAGCTTCCGTCATCGAGGCCTTTCATCGATGCTGTCATTGACGGCGCTGGCGGTGATATCGTTACCAAAGCTGTAAAGCTTCTCAAGCCTGGTGGCGTCATTGTTCAATATGGTATGACCGTCTCGCCGAAGATGAGTTGGACTATGCCAGCTGTTCTGCTGAATGTGGAATTGAAGGGAACTACGATGGGGTCTAGGCAGGAGTTTCGAGACATGATCGCCTTCGTCGACAGTAAAGGAATCCGACCAGTGATCAGTAGAGTAGTGCAAGGTCTGAGCAGCCTTGCAGATATTGACGGGATGTTTGATGATATGAAAGCTGGACGACAGATGGGCAAGCTTGTTATTACAATAGACGATCCAAGTAGCCCTAAGATGTAG
- a CDS encoding probable benzoate 4-monooxygenase cytochrome P450: MSIVKSAYRPLSGQGLISGILILVLVQIVRYLVSPIRRFPGPITAKLSSFWLASQCRKVQRSKEVLKLHQKHGDFVQIAPNHVSINSPDAIQQIYGHKTGFIKGPFYDAFHQVTPVVFNTRNVSEHTRKRKYINPAFSARALSDFEPYMDTEIFGWKRQLLKISNGSNPRVDFSVWTNYLAFDVIASFAFGEPFGFVKKGEDEYGLIEIIDTRGEFMNALGSLSPFLRSVMRYNPLDSFWKNGFQASAGLAKIGKEAFEKRKLSADNSRKDLLSFLFNAKDPETKLSIPEDEIIAESISFIVGGSDTTSSTMTNFIDFVSRDADLQNRIQHEIDMIFPGEPSDDWVPSEKELNELSLLIATLREVMRFRPTSATGLERVTPQGGKTIAGQFIPADTLVSVPTLGIMMDPRIFESPKTFRPERWLQPGADKLMEYFYPFSTGPRSCIGRNFAWMEILKAVAVVFKLFDVRRINLEPTVVREGFFNKAVECEVEIHKRRFN; this comes from the exons ATGTCTATTGTAAAATCAGCGTATAGGCCCTTGAGTGGTCAAGGATTGATTTCTGGGATACTGATACTC GTTCTGGTCCAGATCGTGCGCTACTTAGTCTCTCCAATTCGCCGTTTCCCTGGACCTATCACGGCGAAGCTATCCTCTTTCTGGCTTGCATCACAATGCCGAAAGGTCCAGCGTTCCAAGGAAGTTCTGAAGTTGCACCAGAAGCACGGCGACTTTGTTCAAATTGCGCCCAATCATGTGTCCATCAATAGCCCCGACGCAATTCAACAGATCTATGGCCATAAGACTGGATTTATCAAGGGTCCTTTCTACGATGCGTTCCACCAGGTGACGCCGGTAGTCTTCAACACGAGAAATGTGTCAGAGCATACGCGGAAAAGAAAGTATATCAATCCCGCATTTTCCGCTCGAGCATTGTCGGACTTTGAGCCTTATATGGATACTGAAATATTTGGATGGAAACGCCAACTACTTAAGATTTCCAATGGATCAAACCCAAGGGTCGACTTTTCTGTCTGGA CGAATTACCTGGCTTTTGATGTTATTGCTAGCTTTGCTTTTGGTGAGCCCTTTGGTTTTGTTAAGAAAGGTGAAGACGAATATGGGCTCATCGAAATTATTGATACTCGCGGCGAGTTTATGAACGCGCTTGGATCGCTTTCGCCATTCCTGAGATCTGTGATGAGGTATAACCCGCTCGACTCATTCTGGAAAAATGGATTCCAGGCATCAGCAGGCCTTGCTAAGATTGGAAAGGAAGCATTCGAGAAGCGAAAACTCTCAGCTGACAATAGCCGGAAAGACTTACTAAGCTTCCTTTTCAACGCAAAAGATCCAGAAACAAAACTGTCCATTCCAGAGGATGAAATCATCGCCGAGTCGATAAGCTTCATCGTTGGCGGGAGCGATACAACAAGCAGCACAATGACTAATTTTATCGACTTTGTATCTCGGGATGCCGATTTACAGAACCGGATTCAGCACGAGATCGATATGATTTTCCCAGGAGAGCCTTCCGATGACTGGGTGCCAAGTGAGAAGGAGTTGAATGAGTTGTCGTTACTAATTGCAACTTTGAGGGAAGTCATGCGCTTCCGACCAACCAGTGCCACTGGGTTGGAACGAGTCACACCACAAGGTGGAAAGACCATAGCCGGACAATTCATACCAGCAGAC ACACTAGTTAGCGTCCCAACCTTGGGCATTATGATGGATCCACGGATCTTTGAATCACCCAAGACATTCAGACCAGagcgatggcttcagccAGGTGCAGATAAGCTCATGGAGTACTTTTACCCATTTTCCACTGGGCCAAGGTCATGCATCGGAAGAAA CTTTGCCTGGATGGAGATCTTGAAGGCAGTAGCGGTTGTCTTCAAGCTATTCGATGTCAGGAGAATAAACCTTGAGCCCACAGTGGTTAGAGaaggcttcttcaacaaagccGTGGAATGCGAAGTTGAGATTCACAAGAGGCGCTTCAATTAG
- a CDS encoding related to aldehyde reductase II: MRISEPAIPFGSTVIVIGANGYMGVETCEKLLQAGFSVRGTVRDVEKNRQWMHKLFDAKWPGMFELVHVADFEAEGAFDAAFKGAEGVIYVSTPIILNADPARVVDPVVKGTINSLEAAARAGVKRYVLSSSSKAVESTNYNHPHHITSSMFNYDAIRKACSEPNVDGLDRFVDVYSASRALAELAFWSWVGTNQPPFVANCVVPDGQFGRALDPENTSSTFRMLKAAAEGEWDKVFGQVAYYTDVQDAARLLVAAVALPSIVNERIFSYCHNSTWNELRYKIRLTSLKGERLVKGKDQAVEGRDLSNAGALIKRAEDILRKIGQQGFASEEDILRDFLDSL; this comes from the exons ATGCGCATCTCTGAACCTGCAATTCCGTTTGGCTCTACCGTTATAGTCATCGGTGCTAATGGCTACATGGGGGTTGAGACTTGTGAGAAACTCCTCCAGGCAGGCTTCTCTGTCCGAGGAACTGTGAGAGACGTCGAAAAGAATCGACAATGGATGCATAAGCTATTTGATGCCAAGTGGCCAGGCATGTTTGAGCTGGTTCACGTGGCCgactttgaagctgaagggGCATTTGACGCGGCCTTCAAAG GCGCCGAGGGCGTTATCTATGTTTCAACACCGATCATACTGAATGCAGATCCTGCAAGGGTGGTAGATCCAGTGGTCAAAGGTACTATCAACAGTCTCGAAGCTGCAGCTCGCGCTGGAGTGAAGCGCTACGTCCTCAGTTCAAGCTCCAAGGCAGTTGAGTCTACTAATTACAACCACCCACACCATATTACGTCAAGCATGTTCAACTACGACGCCATCAGGAAGGCGTGCTCTGAGCCGAATGTCGATGGTCTCGACAGATTTGTCGACGTCTATAGTGCCAGTCGGGCTTTGGCGGAATTGGCCTTCTGGTCGTGGGTTGGCACCAACCAGCCTCCCTTTGTCGCAAACTGTGTCGTACCTGATGGACAGTTTGGAAGGGCTTTGGATCCAGAAAACACTAGTTCTACATTCCGCATGTTGAAAGCGGCGGCTGAAGGAGAATGGGACAAGGTATTTGGTCAAGTCG CATACTACACTGACGTCCAGGATGCAGCACGTCTGTTGGTTGCGGCGGTAGCTCTTCCTTCTATTGTGAATGAGCGAATATTTTCGTACTGTCACAATTCAACATGGAATGAGCTACGGTACAAGATTCGACTTACCTCGCTAAAGGGAGAGAGGTTGGTGAAGGGCAAAGACCAGGCAGTAGAAGGGAGGGATCTCTCTAATGCAGGTGCGCTTATAAAACGAGCTGAGGATATCTTGCGAAAGATTGGTCAGCAGGGCTTTGCGAGCGAGGAGGATATCTTGCGTGACTTCTTGGATTCCCTCTGA